AAAAGACACACATAATCCGACAACTAGTAGTCTCACATTAATATTTTTAACTCTACTATTTAAGAAAATTGCAACTGCTAATCCTAAACCTGTAACACCTAAACCAACCGGTATATCAACTAATCCAAATGGACTCATGAGTAAGTTAGCGATAAAGACTCCCATCACCATTCCCCAATAATACTTCTTATTAAATGCAACTAATTGATACAATGCTGTAGCAATTCTCACTTGAATTACCCCAAAAGAAAACTTTGCAAACATTACAGTAATAACTACATAAATTGCTGCCAAAATAGCATTCATAATTATAATTTTCAATTTATTTCCACTCATTTAATTAACCATCCATTATTTTTATATATGCAACTAATCCTTATTCCATTCAATCTTAATTGCATATTCAATTGGATCTTTCAATCCATTTTTTTTAAATGCTTCAATGCGATCACGACATGTCCCACATTGACCACAAGATACACTGTCAGTCTCATAACATGAGCGGGTTAATTCGAAAGGAACGCTTAGTTTTATCCCCATTTTAACTACACCAGCCTTATTATTTCTAATCAGAGGTGCAACTAAAGTAACGTTCCCACCTGTTCCTGCAGAAATTGCTTTTGCCATTGATTCGAAGAAAAGTGGTGAACAATCTGGATATGCACTTCCAGCGGCATCATCCGAATGAGCTCCATATGAAACTTCTGCTAATTCTTGGCTGTATGCCAGTGCAGCAGCTTGTGAGAGCATCAATCCATTCCTAAACGGAACATATGTATCAACTGTTCCCTCACCACTTTCTTTAATAATTTCACCATAACTCCTGTGTTCAATTGGTCCATTACCTTGAAGTAATGTTGAACTTGAACCTTGGAAGATTTGAGCGTCAATATTTGCAACTACTATTTTTACATCAAAATAATTAGCTACGTTTTGTGCATTTTGAATCTCCCTAGAATGTTTCTGTCCATAACTAAATGCTAATGCAATAATATTTTCTTTACCATACTTTCTAATTGCCAGTGCAAGACAAACAGCAGAGTCCATTCCACCTGACAGTAATACAACTTGTCCCATAGAAATAGCCCCTATCTGATTGAACGCCCATAATTTTGAATATTGCCTAAAAATTGTAATTTTCTCTGAAAAGCTAATTGCTCGATTTCATTATTTGAGAAACTGGGATTTACACGATTTACAAAAGGATATATTGAAATTCCGCCACGGGGCGTAAATAATCCAAAAACTTCAATATATTTTGGGTTCATTAACTTGTATAAGTCATTCAAAATGATGTTCATACAGTCTTCATGGAAATCACCATGGTTTCTAAAACTAAATAAATATAATTTAAGACTCTTACTCTCAACCATTTTCTCGGTAGGAATATATGAGATAAAGACGTTAGCAAAATCTGGCTGCCCGGTTTTGGGGCAAAGGCTCGTAAATTCGTAACCATCGAATGTAACAAGATAATCATTTTCCGGATGTTTGTTTATAAAAGTCTCAAGGACTTGAGGTGTGTAATCTTGAGGATATGATGTGTGCTGATTTCCTAGTTGTGTTACGCCCTCCAACTCACTAGGTTTTCTTGAAGGACTTGTTGTTTTATTCATTTATATTATCTCCTTTTGTTTTTTTTCGGAGGTTTTAAGGATGTACCATACTCCGCTATTGTGTGAATAAAAATTCCGACTATTATAATATACAACAAAAAATAGCACATTTGTATAAAAATCGGAAGCTGCCATTCATTCTGAATTGTATTGTCCTCAAAAATTAAACCGATTAACCACACTTTTTTATTTTTCACTAATTTCTCTTGGCATGCTCTTAAAAACATCAAAATTTATTATTATACTACTAACAGCAGGTGTTATTATATTGAAGTAGCGATTTCATTAAATTAATGAATCCTTTAATAACTACCTTGAATGAATTAAGAAGGAAGGATGTTTGCCATGCAATTAGTTTATGTCGTTGACCCAATCGCCGATGATGGAATTACTTTACTTAAGGAAAAGGGATTTGCTGTGTTTCGTTTATCTAAGTCGCAAACAATTAAAGAAAGCCTCAAATTAATTGATCCAACAAAAGTGACCGCATTAATAATTCGTGCCACAAAGATTACTGTTTCTGAATTGCAATCATTTCCAAATTTGAAAATAATTGCCCGACATGGTGTGGGCGTTGACAATTTACCGCTTGATTATATCAAGGAAAACAAAATAAGACTGACTTATACTCCAGGTCTCAATGCCATATCAGTTG
Above is a window of Liquorilactobacillus hordei DSM 19519 DNA encoding:
- a CDS encoding QueT transporter family protein, which codes for MSGNKLKIIIMNAILAAIYVVITVMFAKFSFGVIQVRIATALYQLVAFNKKYYWGMVMGVFIANLLMSPFGLVDIPVGLGVTGLGLAVAIFLNSRVKNINVRLLVVGLCVSFGMVFVAIELFYISKAPFLITYVYLFCGQLIAQAIGAIIFKIVNRAVNLHEIIN
- the queC gene encoding 7-cyano-7-deazaguanine synthase QueC — encoded protein: MGQVVLLSGGMDSAVCLALAIRKYGKENIIALAFSYGQKHSREIQNAQNVANYFDVKIVVANIDAQIFQGSSSTLLQGNGPIEHRSYGEIIKESGEGTVDTYVPFRNGLMLSQAAALAYSQELAEVSYGAHSDDAAGSAYPDCSPLFFESMAKAISAGTGGNVTLVAPLIRNNKAGVVKMGIKLSVPFELTRSCYETDSVSCGQCGTCRDRIEAFKKNGLKDPIEYAIKIEWNKD
- the queF gene encoding preQ(1) synthase is translated as MNKTTSPSRKPSELEGVTQLGNQHTSYPQDYTPQVLETFINKHPENDYLVTFDGYEFTSLCPKTGQPDFANVFISYIPTEKMVESKSLKLYLFSFRNHGDFHEDCMNIILNDLYKLMNPKYIEVFGLFTPRGGISIYPFVNRVNPSFSNNEIEQLAFQRKLQFLGNIQNYGRSIR